NNNNNNNNNNNNNNNNNNNNNNNNNNNNNNNNNNNNNNNNNNNNNNNNNNNNNNNNNNNNNNNNNNNNNNNNNNNNNNNNNNNNNNNNNNNNNNNNNNNNNNNNNNNNNNNNNNNNNNNNNNNNNNNNNNNNNNNNNNNNNNNNNNNNNNNNNNNNNNNNNNNNNNNNNNNNNNNNNNNNNNNNNNNNNNNNNNNNNNNNNNNNNNNNNNNNNNNNNNNNNNNNNNNNNNNNNNNNNNNNNNNNNNNNNNNNNNNNNNNNNNNNNNNNNNNNNNNNNNNNNNNNNNNNNNNNNNNNNNNNNNNNNNNNNNNNNNNNNNNNNNNNNNNNNNNNNNNNNNNNNNNNNNNNNNNNNNNNNNNNNNNNNNNNNNNNNNNNNNNNNNNNNNNNNNNNNNNNNNNNNNNNNNNNNNNNNNNNNNNNNNNNNNNNNNNNNNNNNNNNNNNNNNNNNNNNNNNNNNNNNNNNNNNNNNNNNNNNNNNNNNNNNNNNNNNNNNNNNNNNNNNNNNNNNNNNNNNNNNNNNNNNNNNNNNNNNNNNNNNNNNNNNNNNNNNNNNNNNNNNNNNNNNNNNNNNNNNNNNNNNNNNNNNNNNNNNNNNNNNNNNNNNNNNNNNNNNNNNNNNNNNNNNNNNNNNNNNNNNNNNNNNNNNNNNNNNNNNNNNNNNNNNNNNNNNNNNNNNNNNNNNNNNNNNNNNNNNNNNNNNNNNNNNNNNNNNNNNNNNNNNNNNNNNNNNNNNNNNNNNNNNNNNNNNNNNNNNNNNNNNNNNNNNNNNNNNNNNNNNNNNNNNNNNNNNNNNNNNNNNNNNNNNNNNNNNNNNNNNNNNNNNNNNNNNNNNNNNNNNNNNNNNNNNNNNNNNNNNNNNNNNNNNNNNNNNNNNNNNNNNNNNNNNNNNNNNNNNNNNNNNNNNNNNNNNNNNNNNNNNNNNNNNNNNNNNNNNNNNNNNNNNNNNNNNNNNNNNNNNNNNNNNNNNNNNNNNNNNNNNNNNNNNNNNNNNNNNNNNNNNNNNNNNNNNNNNNNNNNNNNNNNNNNNNNNNNNNNNNNNNNNNNNNNNNNNNNNNNNNNNNNNNNNNNNNNNNNNNNNNNNNNNNNNNNNNNNNNNNNNNNNNNNNNNNNNNNNNNNNNNNNNNNNNNNNNNNNNNNNNNNNNNNNNNNNNNNNNNNNNNNNNNNNNNNNNNNNNNNNNNNNNNNNNNNNNNNNNNNNNNNNNNNNNNNNNNNNNNNNNNNNNNNNNNNNNNNNNNNNNNNNNNNNNNNNNNNNNNNNNNNNNNNNNNNNNNNNNNNNNNNNNNNNNNNNNNNNNNNNNNNNNNNNNNNNNNNNNNNNNNNNNNNNNNNNNNNNNNNNNNNNNNNNNNNNNNNNNNNNNNNNNNNNNNNNNNNNNNNNNNNNNNNNNNNNNNNNNNNNNNNNNNNNNNNNNNNNNNNNNNNNNNNNNNNNNNNNNNNNNNNNNNNNNNNNNNNNNNNNNNNNNNNNNNNNNNNNNNNNNNNNNNNNNNNNNCAATCAGTATATTTCTCATTCCAAAGGTCATccaatacaaacaaaaatttcttcCCCCTCAGTTGTTCTCTTAGTTCAACTTGAAGCAAATTGAGATCTGTCGTATTACAAGGTTTTGAAGTGACTGACTCGAGAAGAGTTTTAGTTACCCTAATAGCATCGTAATCTTCTGAAACACAAGCCCAAGCCTTAAGGGTAAAATGCTCTCTCACCTTATTGTCATTGTAAAGCATTCGAGCAAGGGTTGTCTTGCCAACCCCACCCATTCCAACAATGGGAATGACAAACACATTTTCCTCGCTTGCATCATCAGATAACAActcttttaataaattttctttgacTTCATTTCTACCATATACATAAGGTTCATGAATCAAGGAAGTTGTTGGAGTTCTTTGTGAAAACTTCCTCCCAACAACTTCTGTCAAACCAAGAGCACCTTTCAGTTGTACAAAGTCTTCTAGTTTTCGTAACAACTCCTGTATCTTAACATTCATGCTTTGATAAAACTTATTACGAGAAGTAGGGAGGAAGTTCCACACCTTGTTGGTAAATTTGTCGGCTGTTTCAGCTTCACCTTCCAGCTTGCATCGCAATGCTTCATAGTTGATCTCCCCCAGCAAGTCCTCAGCATCAAAGACTGCATGTTTGAGGTCGTCAAGCCACTCTCTCACAGCTGGTTTCTCAATTTGCTTCTCCTCTGCATCATCGAGCACTGCGTTCAAGGTCAAAAGGGTCCTCTTCAGTTTCATGAGGAGAGGTTGATCGAGTTTCTTGTGCCGAAATAAATCAATGAACTCGGGTGAGGCAATTCTGTCACAAATCACCTGGATGGAAGCAGAAATAAAGGCCTCTCCGATCAAAGCTCCAgccatttttctcttcttttctttgcaaGGGAATTGGATGAAGTAATATTCCAAGGTTCGTAGATAGCTCAGATAGCTCAGGTAAGGAAGTATGAAAGCTTTTTGAAAATGTCTTTCTCTGGGGTGACAAGTTTTTAAAACTCTTCTTGCCCTCACATGGGGGATGGATCATTaccattaattaattcaaattgaGTAGGTGGGTTCGTGGACGCACATGGCCTAAGGAATAATACTCTGGTTTGGACTGTTGGAGACTGGAGGATGGCAA
The Prunus dulcis chromosome 2, ALMONDv2, whole genome shotgun sequence DNA segment above includes these coding regions:
- the LOC117617968 gene encoding putative disease resistance RPP13-like protein 1; this encodes MAGALIGEAFISASIQVICDRIASPEFIDLFRHKKLDQPLLMKLKRTLLTLNAVLDDAEEKQIEKPAVREWLDDLKHAVFDAEDLLGEINYEALRCKLEGEAETADKFTNKVWNFLPTSRNKFYQSMNVKIQELLRKLEDFVQLKGALGLTEVVGRKFSQRTPTTSLIHEPYVYGRNEVKENLLKELLSDDASEENVFVIPIVGMGGVGKTTLARMLYNDNKVREHFTLKAWACVSEDYDAIRVTKTLLESVTSKPCNTTDLNLLQVELREQLRGKKFLFVLDDLWNEKYTD